ATATGAGTTTGAAACGATTCCTTCATCAAGCCAAACCTGATAGTCGGGGATCATTTCTGAAAAATTCATCTCTAAAAGCATACGTATCAAAAACTCATCTTTTAATTTATCATTGCGATTATAAGGAAATTTAAATGAATAGGTCATTTTCGGAACTTCTACATCCCCTTGAATTTCCCGTTCTTTAAACGCAACATGATGCGGTTCTTCATCAAACAAATCCATTACATTTTCACTCACAGCATGATGTGATTGCGTTTCTTCTAAGACGATCTCCGCAACCTTTTGTGGATCCATCGGTGTTACGATTGTTAATGACATGCGGTGATCAGAATAGTTCATTTCAAAAGCACGGAGTAAATCCGCACGCGTCGTTTCCGTCACGCTTTTTTCTGTTCCTGCGATATCATAGATAAACGGATAATGATGAAATAAGTTCACATACGTCTCATTCAATAAACGCATATCCGGCATTTGATCATACATTTTTATTTCTTCGATGATGATCCCTTTTTCTTTTTCTACGCTTTCTTCACTCACACTAAACTTACTTACAAACTGAATCAGTAAGCGTAAGGGCGCTTCCAAATCACCGTTATGACCAAAGTAATACATGGTTTGTTCGTATGAAGTAAAAGCATTGCCACTTGCACCAAGTTCCGCAAATTGACTTAATATATCCTTACTCTCATCTTCAAACAGTTTATGTTCCAGAAAATGTGCAACACCCGATTTATGTTCAATTACATTTCCATCGAGACTTTGTTTAAGATTCAATGCACCAAACGGAGTCCCATATACAGCACTTGAACGTTTAAAACCAGGTCGGTGCACAATGGTTACACTCAGAGCACTTGGTGTTGTAAAGGTATACACTTTTTCATTAAAATCATTTTTAATTGTTTTCATCATTTTCACCTCTATATGCGAAGATAAACGGCTCTGTGATTTTTGTTAATACAGCTTTCACATCCGACTCCGTTACTGCACGAATTTTTTCCTGCATTGTTTCAATGGACTCATCTACCTGCAGCATATTATTCCTAAAGGTATGATCTGCAATACTCTTTATCCGTTCTGTATTACCCTCTAAGGAGAGATCTAAATAGTTGATAGCCGCTTTTAAATCTAAAGGTTCATTTCGAACAATCTCAAATTGATCTTCAATCAGTGATAAAGCCTTTTCTACGTTTTTATCACTCACTCCCGTCGCAATATAGAAAATCCCGTCATAGACTTGACGTGATGCATAGATTGAATAACATAGGCTATGCTTTTCGCGAATATTTTGGAAAAGTAGTGAGGTCGGAAGTTGACCAAGATATGCAATAAACACGAGATAGGCATAATACAAATCATCATAAGGCGTAATGCTTGTTTCATAAACGCATACAAGTTCACTTTGACTTCCTTTATATCGTTCTTCAAGATACGAATTTGAAATTTCTGTTTTTAAAAGTGATTCGTTGATTGGCATTGAGTGACCAACCGTAAATGCATCGAAATTACATGCGCGGTCAACGCCCCCCACCAAATAAATTTGTTTATTAAACTCTTGAATACAACGTGTATGAAGATTTTGGATATCTTTCAAGCTTACAGAATCTAAATCATCCAAATCCCCAAAAGCACTTAAACCAAACAACTGTCCTTCACCTGCATGTTTAAAACCCTTAACCAGCGCATTTTGCGATGCATTTTCTTTGATATGCATATGACTGATGCGTAAGTTTTTCTTTGCTTCTTCAAGAGTTTGTTCTGTTAATAGTGGATAAAGATACATATCTTCAAGTAATTTAATCTGTTTGTCCAACAACAATTCATTGGTGAATCGTTCGTGAATCATTTTAATTCCAAGATCTATAACTTGGTATGTTCCTAAAGTATAAGTTAAAGCGCTTGTCTTCGCTCCATATAACATATCGTGTCGCTGTGCGAGTGATGTTTTAGTTGGGTTTTCAATTAAACGATCTCCCATCATCCGCGTGAGTAAATTTGCGATAGTATTCGTTCTTGATTCAAGCTTAAATACAATTTTTAACGAAAGATACACTTCATGAAACTTTTCTTCATTGATTTGATAAACCTTAATGTCATTTTTTAATATTAATTCTTCATTCATGATACATCCTCCAAAAAATGATACAATATAATAGCATTGTACATCAATATGATGTAAATAGAAAGAACGGTGACATAATGATAAAACCTAACGACGCAGTCTTTTTGACTGACTTATATGAATTTACAATGGCTTATACATATTTCAAACAAAACCGACATGAAGAAATTGTTTATTTTGATATGTTTACCCGGAAAATACCAAACCAAGGTGGTTATCTTATTTTTAATGGATTGAGTAAACTTATTGAAACCATTAATAATTTTAAGTTTACACAGTCACATATCGATTACCTCTATGAACAAGGATTTACAGATCCAAAATTTCTTGATTATTTATTAAATTTAGAATTAAATTTAGACATTTGGGCTGTTGAAGACGGAACGGTTGTTTTCCAAAATGAACCGTTGGTCACAGTACGTGGTACCGTTATCGAAGCACAACTCATTGAAACACTTTTATTATTATCGATTAACTACTCAACTTTAGTTACAACTAAAGCAAGTCGTATTGTAAATGCTGCACGTGGACGTGCTGTACTCGAATTCGGTGCTCGCCGTGCTCACGGTTACGATTCTTCCGTCGATGGAGCACGTGCCGCAATTATTGCGGGTTGTATCGGAACATCCCATACACTTGCTGGTTATCAATACGGGGCTCATGTTTCTGGAACAATGGCACATTCATACATTCAACTTCATGATTCTGAATTTGAAGCGTTTATGTCTTTTGCGGAAATCAATCCTGATAACGCAATTTTCCTCGTTGATACATATGATACATTGGGATCTGGAATTCCAAATGCAATTAAAGTAGCACATGAATATCTTATTCCAAACGGTTTCCGCCTCAAAGCAATTCGTCTTGATTCTGGTGACTTAGCATATCTATCCAAAGAAGCCCGAAAAATGCTCGATCAAGCAGGTCTTCAAGATTGTAAAATTATGGCCTCAAACTCACTTGATGAATATCTCATAGATGACTTGATCTACCAAGGAGCGCAAATCGACTCATTTGGTGTTGGCGAAAATCTTATTACTTCAAAATCGGAACCTGTTTTAGGCGGTGTTTATAAACTTGTAGCCCAAGAACGCGCAGATGGAACCCTTACACCAAAAATTAAAGTAAGTGAAAACATTGAAAAAATAACAAACCCAAGTTACAAACGACTTTATCGTTTCTATGATAATCACACGAACAAAGCCCTTGCCGATTACATCGCCCTCGCAGATGAAGTAATCCCAACTGATACCATTACCATTTTCGACCCTTCCGCACCTTGGAAGAAGAAAACACTGACGGATTATCAAGTAAGAGAATTACAAGTACCTATTTACCAAAATGGTAAATGTGTCTATGAGTTACCGAATCTTGAAGAAATTGCACTCTATTCTCAAAAGGAATTGGAAACAATTTGGGATGAGGTAAAACGACTTCATTATCCGCATCGTTATTATGTTGATTTATCTCAGAAACTTTATGACTTGAAATTGGAGCTTCTCCACAATATTAGTAAAAATAAATAATCAATTTTAACATTCTAAACGTATTTAACCTTAAATACAGATAAAAAAAAGGTATGACCTCTTCCATGTGAGATTCATACCTTTTTTGCTGTGAATAATTATTTTAACGTTTACCTGCATCATAAGGTTGTCCCGCTGCTTTAGGGGCTGCAGACTTCTTAGATGTGAATACAAGGACTACTAGGGTCGCAATATAAGGTAACATTTTGAAAACTTGATCCGGAATTCCAAGTCCATTGAGGAATGGTATTCCCGAATAAACGTTGGATAGCGTTAATGCAAGAGCGAAAAATAGAGATGAAAAGAATATTGTCTTAGGTCTCCATTGACCGAAAATAAGGATTGCTAACGCGAGGAACCCATAACCATTTGCAGTACCTGTAAATGATGTACTGATTGGAACTGTTATAATAAGTCCAC
This genomic stretch from Erysipelothrix rhusiopathiae harbors:
- the yfmH gene encoding EF-P 5-aminopentanol modification-associated protein YfmH, translating into MMKTIKNDFNEKVYTFTTPSALSVTIVHRPGFKRSSAVYGTPFGALNLKQSLDGNVIEHKSGVAHFLEHKLFEDESKDILSQFAELGASGNAFTSYEQTMYYFGHNGDLEAPLRLLIQFVSKFSVSEESVEKEKGIIIEEIKMYDQMPDMRLLNETYVNLFHHYPFIYDIAGTEKSVTETTRADLLRAFEMNYSDHRMSLTIVTPMDPQKVAEIVLEETQSHHAVSENVMDLFDEEPHHVAFKEREIQGDVEVPKMTYSFKFPYNRNDKLKDEFLIRMLLEMNFSEMIPDYQVWLDEGIVSNSYGYDVDIRESFGVIYFVNEGHKHESFKEIIKYRMNHLKHDEAMFNQLKKRYYGEMIMSLSKTDELAITLGRAHFDGVSYFEYLEMIRDLSYDALANLVDVIVDSDDTFLRMVNSNN
- a CDS encoding M16 family metallopeptidase codes for the protein MNEELILKNDIKVYQINEEKFHEVYLSLKIVFKLESRTNTIANLLTRMMGDRLIENPTKTSLAQRHDMLYGAKTSALTYTLGTYQVIDLGIKMIHERFTNELLLDKQIKLLEDMYLYPLLTEQTLEEAKKNLRISHMHIKENASQNALVKGFKHAGEGQLFGLSAFGDLDDLDSVSLKDIQNLHTRCIQEFNKQIYLVGGVDRACNFDAFTVGHSMPINESLLKTEISNSYLEERYKGSQSELVCVYETSITPYDDLYYAYLVFIAYLGQLPTSLLFQNIREKHSLCYSIYASRQVYDGIFYIATGVSDKNVEKALSLIEDQFEIVRNEPLDLKAAINYLDLSLEGNTERIKSIADHTFRNNMLQVDESIETMQEKIRAVTESDVKAVLTKITEPFIFAYRGENDENN
- a CDS encoding nicotinate phosphoribosyltransferase — protein: MIKPNDAVFLTDLYEFTMAYTYFKQNRHEEIVYFDMFTRKIPNQGGYLIFNGLSKLIETINNFKFTQSHIDYLYEQGFTDPKFLDYLLNLELNLDIWAVEDGTVVFQNEPLVTVRGTVIEAQLIETLLLLSINYSTLVTTKASRIVNAARGRAVLEFGARRAHGYDSSVDGARAAIIAGCIGTSHTLAGYQYGAHVSGTMAHSYIQLHDSEFEAFMSFAEINPDNAIFLVDTYDTLGSGIPNAIKVAHEYLIPNGFRLKAIRLDSGDLAYLSKEARKMLDQAGLQDCKIMASNSLDEYLIDDLIYQGAQIDSFGVGENLITSKSEPVLGGVYKLVAQERADGTLTPKIKVSENIEKITNPSYKRLYRFYDNHTNKALADYIALADEVIPTDTITIFDPSAPWKKKTLTDYQVRELQVPIYQNGKCVYELPNLEEIALYSQKELETIWDEVKRLHYPHRYYVDLSQKLYDLKLELLHNISKNK